A genomic window from Methanobacterium sp. BRmetb2 includes:
- a CDS encoding energy-converting hydrogenase B subunit J — protein MFYIGPPLFGFILGFILGSRIKTEPDSKIKFTLGSFLVVLIVAILMAYELGPFPFYQGIPIATGFVAAIIGIFAGKIILGR, from the coding sequence ATGTTTTACATAGGTCCACCACTTTTTGGTTTCATACTAGGCTTCATACTTGGAAGCAGAATTAAAACAGAACCAGATAGTAAAATAAAATTTACCTTAGGGTCATTCCTGGTAGTTTTGATCGTAGCCATTTTAATGGCATATGAGTTAGGTCCATTTCCATTTTATCAAGGTATACCAATTGCTACAGGGTTTGTTGCTGCAATTATAGGAATATTTGCAGGTAAAATAATTTTAGGAAGATAA
- a CDS encoding cation:proton antiporter (subunit G of antiporter complex involved in resistance to high concentrations of Na+, K+, Li+ and/or alkali), with the protein MMDILILIKSAVLLISSVLVLLSAIGIIRYKDDLQRVLYARVHILGIADVACILALLVLGQPLLAATYFILAPFANHAIANAYYYGEETK; encoded by the coding sequence GTGATGGATATACTAATCTTGATAAAATCAGCAGTATTACTTATTTCATCTGTTTTAGTCTTGCTTTCAGCTATTGGAATTATAAGATACAAAGATGATTTACAAAGAGTGTTATATGCTCGGGTTCATATTTTAGGGATAGCTGATGTGGCATGTATACTGGCACTTTTAGTTCTAGGTCAACCACTTTTAGCTGCTACTTACTTTATCCTTGCTCCATTTGCAAACCACGCAATAGCAAATGCATACTATTACGGGGAGGAAACAAAATGA
- a CDS encoding cation:proton antiporter (subunit E of antiporter complex involved in resistance to high concentrations of Na+, K+, Li+ and/or alkali), whose protein sequence is MFITRIFYGIVYFIVLVFEILKATVDVASRTVTGKVEPVVVEIQTELKRPVSQTILANSITLTPGTLSIDLDSENQIIKVATIVPKEKSDIIPFESYIKGMLE, encoded by the coding sequence ATGTTTATAACAAGAATATTTTATGGTATCGTTTATTTCATTGTATTGGTATTCGAAATCTTAAAAGCAACAGTAGATGTGGCTTCCAGAACTGTAACTGGTAAAGTAGAACCGGTTGTAGTAGAAATCCAAACAGAACTCAAAAGACCAGTTTCTCAGACTATTCTTGCTAATAGTATTACTTTAACGCCTGGAACTCTTTCTATTGATCTGGATTCTGAAAACCAAATAATAAAAGTTGCAACAATCGTTCCAAAAGAAAAAAGTGATATAATTCCGTTTGAATCTTATATAAAGGGTATGTTAGAATAA
- a CDS encoding sigmaK-factor processing regulatory BofA, whose amino-acid sequence MSIGLIVLGIIIIILIILGIGILAKALKLGVKIILHIILGWVLLFLVNLLPFVDIPVNILTILIAGFGGVIGVIFLLIIQVLGLF is encoded by the coding sequence ATTTCAATCGGTTTAATAGTACTAGGTATTATAATAATTATTCTAATAATACTAGGTATTGGAATACTGGCAAAAGCCCTTAAACTAGGCGTAAAAATAATTTTACACATTATACTGGGATGGGTATTACTATTCTTGGTAAATCTTCTTCCATTTGTAGATATACCCGTAAATATATTGACTATACTCATCGCTGGATTTGGTGGAGTAATAGGAGTAATCTTTCTATTGATAATCCAAGTTCTAGGGTTATTCTAA
- a CDS encoding succinylglutamate desuccinylase: protein MIFSNLNNINVEFNIISYETGGKVEKNDVLMKNIPKTDLNETIIKKASKGTTLIKLGKKSPKLMITAGIHGDELPPQIASLNIINKVLNCNLRGTLYVIPFAIPYATMENSRRFNGTDMNRAAAKAGCLSNNLLKIIKMLKIDAVADFHSTKLRSNPGRQSVFCSKKPCIKSFKIAQHISENTPSELIFYKNAGLYYKGAFEDECNLAGIPAVTCEVVSENGVVDPGSPKKSYNQMMSFLNYFNMIR from the coding sequence ATGATTTTTAGTAATTTGAATAATATTAATGTCGAATTTAATATAATATCCTATGAAACTGGGGGAAAAGTTGAAAAAAATGATGTATTAATGAAAAATATTCCTAAAACGGATTTAAATGAGACAATAATTAAAAAAGCCAGCAAAGGTACAACATTAATTAAACTTGGTAAAAAAAGCCCTAAGTTAATGATCACGGCAGGAATTCATGGAGATGAATTACCTCCACAAATTGCTTCTTTGAATATTATAAATAAAGTTTTGAATTGTAATTTAAGAGGAACATTATATGTGATCCCATTTGCAATTCCCTATGCTACAATGGAAAATTCTAGGAGATTCAATGGAACTGATATGAATAGAGCGGCTGCAAAAGCCGGATGTCTTTCTAATAATTTGCTTAAGATAATTAAAATGTTGAAAATTGATGCGGTGGCAGATTTTCATTCCACCAAACTTAGAAGTAACCCTGGAAGACAGAGTGTTTTCTGTTCCAAGAAACCTTGTATAAAAAGTTTTAAAATAGCCCAACACATCAGTGAAAACACTCCTTCAGAGCTTATATTTTACAAAAATGCAGGTTTGTATTATAAAGGGGCTTTTGAAGATGAATGTAATCTAGCTGGAATTCCTGCAGTAACCTGTGAAGTAGTTTCTGAAAATGGTGTGGTTGATCCAGGATCTCCTAAAAAATCTTATAATCAGATGATGTCATTTTTAAATTATTTTAACATGATTAGATAA
- a CDS encoding band 7 domain-containing protein: MDWITILIIIIVVLIILGLSIRIVNQYERGVVFRLGRVIGVRDPGLRIIIPLVDRMVKPSLRIVTMPIPAQKIITQDNVTIDVAAVAYFKVIDAYKAVVEIENYDRAVNQISQTTVRSVVGQFTLDEVLSDTPKVNQKIQEIIDGHSEPWGIKVTTVEIKDIKLPESMQRAIALQAEAEREKRAKIISAEGEYLAAGKLGEAADIITEHPVALQLRIMQVLSNIAAEKNSTIVFPAQLLNSIRDIKDFLGSELGSVDENKK; this comes from the coding sequence ATGGATTGGATTACCATTTTAATAATAATCATTGTTGTGTTGATTATTTTAGGTCTATCCATAAGAATAGTGAACCAGTATGAGAGAGGGGTTGTTTTCAGGTTAGGAAGGGTTATAGGAGTTAGAGACCCTGGACTTCGTATTATAATACCTTTAGTGGATAGAATGGTCAAGCCGTCTTTGAGAATTGTTACCATGCCTATTCCTGCCCAGAAGATAATTACTCAGGATAATGTAACTATTGATGTAGCTGCAGTGGCTTACTTTAAAGTGATTGATGCATACAAGGCAGTGGTGGAAATTGAGAATTATGATCGGGCAGTTAACCAGATATCTCAAACCACAGTAAGAAGTGTGGTAGGTCAGTTTACTTTAGATGAAGTCCTTTCAGATACACCTAAAGTTAACCAGAAAATTCAGGAGATTATTGATGGACACAGTGAGCCATGGGGAATCAAAGTCACCACGGTAGAAATAAAGGATATTAAACTTCCTGAAAGTATGCAAAGAGCGATTGCATTGCAAGCAGAGGCTGAAAGAGAGAAAAGAGCTAAAATTATATCTGCTGAAGGTGAATATCTTGCTGCAGGTAAATTAGGAGAAGCAGCAGACATAATAACTGAACATCCAGTGGCACTACAGCTTCGAATTATGCAGGTATTGAGTAACATTGCTGCAGAAAAAAATTCAACCATAGTGTTCCCTGCTCAGTTATTGAACAGTATTCGTGATATTAAAGACTTCCTGGGATCTGAGTTAGGTAGTGTAGACGAAAATAAAAAATAG
- a CDS encoding hydrogenase encodes MNPLIPIMVILPIACALLLNLLHKKDKTIKILAVLVALTIPIIPLIASYGTYFFGGYAPLAENPAIAQNLPAFITSSALNVFHPAITYSFDSAQKIMLFILGLIALLAIFTSLNETKKSSGVYAFLMFMGTAAVSAILLTDDIFNLYVFFEIAAITQVGIIVASKVKNNYETALKYMILGSIAAPLLLLGIALLLGLTGNVNITDIIYSLKNGVVNPQNPVLLMACGLIVFGWLYGSGLPPFHTIKSAVYSKALPHGAALLQAFSVFTFVALGIIILRIFSYLPFAQVAIIVISLLAMILGITMALMQNDFKRIIGYLAVGELGYIGIGLGLGTAFGITAGLFQAINEAVITAFLFIGFGTVLYKTGISDTRKLGGLMIENPKAALLVLLAGFAMAGVPPLNAFQSKLQLIQASINAGLPELGIIMILISIVTFMTFMKAFYTIFMRPKPAELEINDNKIPKATIISMLVLLAVCIILGLFPQIATGYLQGLANSLVI; translated from the coding sequence ATGAATCCATTGATTCCCATAATGGTCATACTTCCAATTGCATGTGCTCTGCTTCTAAATCTACTGCACAAAAAGGATAAAACAATTAAAATATTAGCAGTCTTAGTAGCGTTAACCATACCGATAATACCCTTAATTGCGAGTTATGGTACTTATTTCTTTGGTGGATACGCACCTCTAGCTGAAAATCCAGCTATTGCCCAGAATTTACCGGCATTTATAACCAGCTCGGCTTTGAATGTATTCCACCCTGCAATAACCTATAGTTTCGATAGCGCACAAAAAATCATGTTGTTTATATTGGGTTTAATTGCGCTTCTGGCAATTTTCACATCTTTAAACGAAACCAAAAAATCTTCGGGAGTTTACGCTTTCTTAATGTTCATGGGAACTGCGGCAGTAAGTGCCATTCTCTTAACTGATGACATATTTAATTTATATGTTTTCTTTGAAATTGCAGCCATAACTCAGGTGGGAATTATTGTAGCCTCCAAAGTGAAGAATAATTATGAAACTGCGCTAAAATACATGATTTTAGGTAGTATTGCGGCTCCGTTACTACTTTTAGGAATAGCTCTACTTTTAGGGTTAACAGGTAATGTGAATATTACTGACATTATTTATTCACTAAAAAATGGAGTTGTAAATCCTCAAAATCCTGTATTATTGATGGCGTGTGGTTTGATAGTATTCGGATGGTTATATGGGTCAGGATTGCCACCATTCCACACTATTAAATCAGCAGTTTACAGTAAAGCTTTGCCCCATGGTGCGGCATTACTTCAAGCATTTTCGGTTTTCACCTTCGTAGCGCTGGGAATTATTATCCTTAGAATATTCTCATACCTTCCCTTTGCCCAGGTAGCTATAATTGTCATATCATTACTGGCTATGATACTGGGTATAACCATGGCATTAATGCAAAATGATTTCAAGAGAATCATTGGTTACCTAGCTGTTGGAGAGCTGGGATACATTGGAATTGGTCTGGGTTTGGGGACTGCCTTTGGAATTACTGCAGGATTATTTCAGGCAATAAACGAGGCAGTTATAACTGCTTTCCTGTTCATAGGCTTCGGAACGGTGTTATATAAAACCGGCATCAGTGACACCAGAAAACTTGGTGGTTTGATGATTGAAAATCCTAAAGCAGCGCTGCTGGTTTTATTAGCAGGTTTTGCAATGGCAGGAGTTCCACCTTTAAATGCATTCCAAAGTAAGTTACAACTAATACAAGCTTCAATTAACGCAGGATTACCCGAATTAGGTATAATAATGATATTAATAAGTATTGTAACATTTATGACCTTTATGAAGGCATTTTATACTATATTCATGCGACCTAAACCTGCAGAACTAGAAATAAATGATAATAAAATACCTAAAGCCACCATAATATCTATGCTGGTTTTATTGGCCGTATGTATAATTTTAGGGCTTTTCCCACAAATAGCGACTGGTTACTTGCAGGGGTTAGCAAATAGTCTGGTAATATGA
- a CDS encoding cation:proton antiporter (subunit B of antiporter complex involved in resistance to high concentrations of Na+, K+, Li+ and/or alkali), with amino-acid sequence MSTILKIFVFPAAMLIMCLGILTILGGHITPGGGFQGGAMIAGAFIFCAVVYGLRENPFKFSHNFLAGMESVGALGFIILGLVGLVFTGFFLYNVGVDLYSTVPPFIMNLFDYPDPIHAGIIPYLNILVGIKVMVGLSAVVITFLES; translated from the coding sequence ATGAGTACCATTCTTAAAATATTCGTATTTCCTGCAGCAATGCTAATCATGTGTTTGGGAATTTTAACCATACTGGGAGGCCACATAACTCCTGGGGGAGGATTTCAGGGAGGTGCTATGATAGCAGGTGCCTTCATATTCTGTGCTGTTGTATATGGTTTACGTGAAAATCCCTTTAAATTCTCACACAACTTTTTGGCAGGAATGGAAAGTGTAGGAGCATTAGGATTTATCATACTGGGATTGGTAGGTCTAGTTTTCACTGGATTTTTCCTTTACAATGTTGGAGTAGATCTTTACAGCACTGTACCTCCATTTATAATGAATTTATTTGATTATCCTGACCCGATTCATGCGGGAATTATACCCTACCTAAACATCCTAGTTGGAATAAAAGTTATGGTAGGTTTAAGCGCAGTGGTAATAACATTCTTGGAGAGTTAA
- a CDS encoding energy-converting hydrogenase B subunit G, EhbG — translation MNIYDLILKRIREIQTKTEENEPLTNISASSTLAAEITLISSLLIALVMLRLVNTILMIVIVVAVFVIALTTIPLMPRLKREQNDSFNSMIFYVIVALGIIITLFYWGNLNV, via the coding sequence ATGAATATCTACGATCTTATATTAAAAAGAATTAGAGAAATTCAAACAAAAACTGAAGAAAATGAGCCATTAACTAATATATCTGCTTCATCAACTTTGGCAGCAGAAATAACTTTGATATCCTCCCTTTTAATTGCTCTGGTCATGTTAAGATTAGTGAATACTATACTAATGATAGTGATAGTAGTAGCAGTATTTGTGATAGCTTTAACTACCATACCTTTAATGCCTCGTCTAAAGCGAGAACAGAACGATTCATTTAATAGCATGATATTCTATGTTATTGTGGCTCTAGGTATAATAATAACCCTTTTCTACTGGGGGAATTTAAATGTCTGA
- a CDS encoding energy-converting hydrogenase B subunit L EhbL: protein MKDLIRIMLEGAYSNLKRIIFASDRVTDMELRNKILNGQIVPTEKVAEVPCIGCSGCANVCPTGAVSMKKLEEPVELMEGLIKDQIPVLDSLKCVNCYYCHDFCPLYALFGEAGTIHPNDVGEVESDITELLEKPIKISEDKIAFISQYLADTSILKKKKY, encoded by the coding sequence ATGAAAGATTTAATCAGAATAATGTTAGAAGGTGCTTATAGTAACCTTAAACGGATAATTTTTGCTTCTGATCGAGTTACTGATATGGAACTTCGGAATAAAATATTAAATGGTCAGATAGTACCTACAGAAAAGGTTGCTGAGGTGCCATGTATTGGTTGTTCTGGATGTGCGAATGTGTGTCCCACCGGTGCAGTTTCCATGAAAAAGTTGGAAGAGCCTGTGGAATTAATGGAAGGATTAATCAAGGATCAAATACCGGTTTTAGACAGCCTTAAATGTGTAAATTGTTATTACTGTCATGATTTTTGCCCATTATACGCATTATTTGGAGAGGCAGGAACTATACATCCTAATGATGTAGGTGAAGTTGAATCTGACATAACTGAACTTCTTGAAAAACCAATTAAAATATCTGAAGATAAAATTGCATTTATATCACAATATCTCGCGGATACCAGCATATTAAAGAAAAAAAAGTATTAA
- a CDS encoding argininosuccinate synthase, producing MEKVVLAFSGGLDTSVCIKLLEEKYDMDVITACVDVGQPREEIDRPASVADKVGSLKHYTIDAQEEFAEDFIFKAIKANALYEGYSLSTALARPLIAMKIVELARREGATAIAHGCTGKGNDQFRFESVIRSMSECKVIAPIRDLNLTRTEEMEYAQSCGIPLPSDKQHSIDENIWGRAIEGDVLEDPMVEPPEDVFSWTRSIKDAPNTALDLSIEFKNGVPTSIDDKKMFPLDIIAKCNEIAGMHGIGRIDIIEDRIIGLKSREIYETPAAILLITAHKALEQLVLTREELKFAETASTTYSELIYDGMWHEPLREDLDSLFNKMQKRVTGKVNLKLHKGSMRVTGRKSPYSLYQEDIVSFEDKALDQREIAGMVKHYGIQAAAYNKICKKQ from the coding sequence ATGGAAAAAGTGGTTCTAGCTTTCAGTGGTGGTTTAGATACTTCAGTATGCATAAAATTACTAGAAGAAAAATATGACATGGATGTAATAACAGCTTGTGTAGACGTAGGACAACCTAGAGAAGAAATAGACCGACCCGCCTCTGTAGCGGATAAAGTAGGTAGCCTGAAACATTATACTATAGATGCCCAAGAAGAATTCGCAGAAGACTTCATATTCAAAGCCATAAAAGCCAATGCTCTTTACGAAGGATATTCTCTATCTACAGCATTAGCCAGACCACTCATCGCCATGAAAATTGTTGAACTTGCAAGAAGGGAAGGAGCGACTGCAATCGCCCATGGCTGTACTGGTAAAGGAAATGACCAGTTCCGTTTTGAGTCTGTTATACGGTCAATGTCAGAATGTAAGGTAATAGCACCGATACGCGACTTGAATCTCACCAGAACTGAAGAAATGGAATATGCCCAATCATGCGGAATACCTCTACCTTCAGATAAACAGCACAGTATCGATGAAAATATCTGGGGACGAGCCATTGAAGGAGACGTGCTGGAAGACCCTATGGTAGAACCGCCTGAAGATGTATTCAGCTGGACTCGCTCCATTAAGGATGCTCCAAACACAGCACTTGATCTGTCCATAGAATTTAAAAATGGAGTTCCAACATCCATTGATGATAAAAAGATGTTTCCATTGGATATAATAGCTAAATGTAACGAAATCGCAGGTATGCACGGTATTGGAAGGATTGATATCATTGAAGATCGAATCATTGGCCTTAAATCACGGGAAATTTATGAAACACCTGCAGCAATACTACTTATAACTGCCCATAAAGCTTTAGAACAGTTAGTTTTGACTCGAGAAGAATTAAAATTTGCTGAAACGGCTAGTACCACTTATTCCGAGCTCATATATGATGGGATGTGGCATGAACCGCTGCGTGAGGATCTAGACAGTCTCTTTAATAAAATGCAAAAAAGAGTAACTGGAAAGGTTAACCTGAAATTACACAAAGGAAGTATGAGAGTTACAGGTAGAAAGTCACCCTACAGCTTATACCAGGAAGATATTGTATCTTTTGAGGACAAGGCCCTTGATCAACGGGAAATTGCAGGTATGGTGAAACATTATGGTATTCAGGCAGCAGCTTACAACAAAATCTGCAAAAAACAATAA
- a CDS encoding ferredoxin encodes MFLSTKKCEGIGECVKECPTEAIRIIEGKAFSCITCGACAEACPNRAIFRNKYGGYVVDRAKCNACGVCELTCPVNSIKIEEGTVKGICSRCGICVDACPINARLDAYDVIEDRQIQFLESLNLTIPPKERSKKEDEKSERVNVVTDTEKCTLCKRCEYYCPTEAIQVNVNLEGKCTECGVCEDVCPADAISDTTIDPEKCTLCLKCLKECPNKAIYIDDFEVKIRKPEPSEEIEGTIVSCLNCGLCAEACGKGALKMVDGKLRYDPTLCEECESMECLEVCPVGTLKLSDDPNQKIKGFCVSCGKCVKACDVNEARSFKNVTWDGTVSEDCISCGICAELCPKDAITLKRGTIDVDLEKCVLCEKCGIHCPVDAIPKTTMRKKSIKDGFTLIEDKLCMQCKLCEKICPEGAISETEDGRLVVDDSKCTYCGACSNACPARAVLFEREFEVSS; translated from the coding sequence ATGTTTTTATCAACAAAAAAATGTGAGGGCATTGGAGAATGTGTTAAGGAGTGCCCTACAGAAGCAATCAGAATCATTGAGGGTAAAGCTTTCAGTTGCATCACTTGTGGTGCATGTGCAGAAGCCTGTCCTAACCGGGCCATTTTTAGGAATAAATATGGCGGATATGTTGTTGACAGGGCTAAATGTAATGCCTGCGGTGTATGTGAACTTACCTGTCCAGTTAACAGTATAAAAATTGAAGAAGGTACAGTCAAAGGAATTTGTTCTCGGTGCGGTATATGTGTAGATGCCTGTCCTATCAACGCAAGATTAGATGCTTATGATGTCATAGAAGACAGGCAAATACAGTTCTTAGAATCATTAAATCTCACCATCCCTCCCAAAGAGAGATCTAAAAAAGAGGATGAAAAATCAGAAAGGGTTAATGTGGTCACAGACACTGAAAAATGCACACTTTGCAAGCGCTGTGAATATTACTGTCCTACTGAGGCAATACAAGTTAATGTTAATTTAGAGGGTAAATGTACAGAATGTGGGGTATGTGAGGATGTTTGTCCAGCTGATGCAATATCAGATACAACTATAGACCCTGAAAAATGTACTTTATGCCTTAAATGTTTGAAAGAATGTCCAAACAAAGCCATTTATATAGATGATTTTGAGGTGAAAATTAGAAAACCCGAACCTTCAGAAGAAATTGAGGGTACTATTGTTTCTTGCTTAAATTGTGGTTTATGTGCTGAGGCATGTGGAAAAGGGGCGCTTAAAATGGTTGATGGTAAATTAAGATATGATCCAACCCTTTGTGAAGAATGTGAGTCCATGGAGTGTTTGGAAGTATGTCCAGTCGGCACCCTAAAATTATCTGATGATCCTAATCAAAAAATTAAAGGTTTCTGCGTTTCTTGTGGAAAATGTGTAAAGGCTTGTGATGTAAACGAAGCAAGAAGCTTTAAAAATGTAACATGGGATGGAACTGTATCTGAAGATTGTATATCTTGCGGAATTTGTGCAGAGTTATGTCCTAAAGATGCCATAACATTAAAAAGAGGAACAATTGATGTTGATCTTGAAAAATGCGTATTATGTGAGAAATGTGGTATACACTGCCCTGTGGATGCAATTCCAAAAACTACTATGCGTAAAAAATCAATAAAAGACGGATTTACTTTAATTGAAGATAAATTGTGCATGCAATGTAAATTATGTGAAAAAATATGTCCAGAAGGAGCTATTTCTGAGACAGAAGATGGAAGATTAGTAGTGGATGACTCTAAATGCACATATTGTGGAGCATGTTCTAATGCATGTCCTGCCAGAGCAGTGTTATTTGAAAGGGAATTTGAGGTATCATCATGA
- a CDS encoding EhbH — MSDGLRNLIAGIALAVFGVTLFQAIYGFKPLIYPGISYLYNYVGPSIAPNMVTVVVFDWRAYDTLGEALILVTAVVVTLLIFGRGKVELGGK, encoded by the coding sequence ATGTCTGATGGATTAAGAAATTTAATAGCAGGAATAGCTCTTGCTGTATTTGGTGTTACATTATTCCAGGCCATATATGGATTTAAACCATTAATTTATCCTGGAATCAGTTATTTATACAATTATGTAGGTCCAAGTATAGCTCCCAACATGGTTACTGTGGTTGTGTTTGATTGGAGAGCATACGATACTTTAGGTGAAGCTTTAATACTTGTAACTGCGGTTGTTGTAACTTTACTGATATTTGGAAGAGGAAAAGTTGAGTTGGGAGGAAAATAG
- a CDS encoding bifunctional ADP-dependent NAD(P)H-hydrate dehydratase/NAD(P)H-hydrate epimerase, whose protein sequence is MTPKDMMIIDTNAEELGVSKSSLMENAGKSVAEYIKNNIKPCKVAIYAGSGGNGGDGFVAARHLINNGFEVEIFLLTRPDHIKSKQSLQNWNILQNMNPVISPLKIKIITDSTLLKRIDAQVIIDALLGTGIQGKLKEPVSTAITLINKLDGLKIAVDVPSGLDPLTGDVNDKAVQADVTISFHRAKKGVNDSSNYVGKLVVSDIGIPKEAEIFTGVGDLLRLKISSKYSHKGNNGRVLVIGGSKDYSGAPALAALSAMKSGVDIVYVASPEVVASDIRSYSPDLIVRSFSRDYITENDVNPILELADNVDCVLIGCGLGRDPETVLTVKDIISKLGKPLVIDADALHMLDKKTLNTIKGGNIVITPHSGEFKAVTGYRIPDKLEDKIKMVKERSNDLKSVVLLKGVIDVVANGNNIRLNKTGNQGMTVGGTGDCLAGLVAGLISKGHETFEAAYLAAYINGRAGDMALEDLGYNFTASELISFIPRVFM, encoded by the coding sequence ATGACTCCCAAGGATATGATGATAATAGATACTAATGCTGAAGAGTTAGGAGTATCTAAATCTTCGCTTATGGAAAATGCAGGCAAATCTGTTGCAGAATATATAAAGAATAATATAAAACCGTGTAAAGTAGCAATATATGCTGGAAGTGGAGGTAACGGTGGGGATGGTTTTGTTGCAGCCAGACATTTAATAAATAATGGTTTTGAAGTCGAAATATTTCTTTTAACTCGTCCTGATCATATAAAATCTAAACAATCTCTGCAAAACTGGAACATCCTCCAAAATATGAATCCTGTAATTAGTCCTCTAAAAATTAAGATAATTACTGATTCTACACTTCTTAAGAGAATAGATGCTCAGGTAATAATTGATGCTTTACTTGGAACTGGAATTCAGGGAAAACTTAAAGAACCAGTTTCTACTGCTATAACTCTTATTAATAAGCTTGATGGATTAAAAATTGCAGTGGATGTTCCCAGTGGCTTGGATCCTTTGACTGGTGATGTTAATGATAAAGCAGTCCAAGCAGATGTTACAATTTCATTTCATAGGGCAAAAAAAGGAGTTAACGATTCTAGTAACTATGTTGGTAAATTAGTGGTTAGTGATATTGGAATTCCAAAAGAAGCAGAGATTTTCACTGGTGTTGGAGACCTTCTGAGGCTGAAAATCAGTTCAAAATATTCGCACAAAGGTAATAATGGTCGGGTCCTGGTAATTGGAGGTAGTAAAGATTATTCTGGAGCCCCTGCCCTAGCAGCATTATCGGCTATGAAATCAGGGGTGGATATAGTGTATGTTGCCTCTCCTGAAGTTGTAGCATCAGATATCCGATCATATTCTCCGGACCTTATTGTGAGAAGCTTTTCACGAGATTACATAACAGAAAATGATGTAAATCCTATTTTAGAATTAGCTGATAATGTTGATTGTGTTTTAATTGGATGTGGTTTGGGAAGAGATCCAGAAACAGTATTAACGGTCAAAGATATCATATCCAAACTTGGTAAACCATTGGTAATTGATGCAGATGCCTTACACATGTTGGACAAGAAAACTCTAAATACAATTAAAGGGGGAAATATAGTTATAACTCCTCACTCTGGAGAGTTCAAAGCAGTGACCGGTTACAGAATACCAGATAAACTTGAAGATAAGATCAAAATGGTAAAAGAGAGGTCTAATGATTTAAAATCTGTTGTTTTACTTAAAGGAGTTATAGATGTTGTAGCTAATGGAAATAATATCAGACTCAATAAAACCGGGAATCAGGGAATGACTGTTGGTGGTACTGGTGATTGTTTAGCAGGTTTGGTAGCGGGACTTATCTCCAAGGGACATGAAACTTTTGAAGCAGCCTATCTGGCAGCTTATATAAATGGAAGGGCTGGAGACATGGCTCTGGAAGATTTAGGCTATAATTTTACTGCCAGTGAATTGATATCATTCATACCAAGGGTTTTCATGTAA